Proteins from a genomic interval of Zingiber officinale cultivar Zhangliang chromosome 2A, Zo_v1.1, whole genome shotgun sequence:
- the LOC122041586 gene encoding pentatricopeptide repeat-containing protein At3g62890-like, whose product MNTVSKSLFRSLEIFTRDAGQSTRSTITLSILESSLQKCRKPKEFLQIHAQMVTTGFTKDTFAASRLLSFAVASPFFNLDYSYQLLMQIDTPNAFTWNTLMRGYIQRHYPQFCLPLYSLMLGRNMVPDNYTHPILIGAAGIRSSELEGMQIHSHVVKFGFETDVYALNTLINMYSVCGNLDDAQLLFDRSPVLDSVSWNSILAAHVQAGNVAEAVRIYEQMPEHNIIASNSMIALFGRSNCVSDARKLFDGMDVRDVVSWTAMISCYEQNELFTEALEMFCRMKREAVPLDEVVMVSSISACNKLEAIKMGEAIHAIVIEEGFESYVNPQNALIHLYSNHGDIVAARRLFDCCSLLDQISWNSMILGYSKCGLLCEARMLFNAAPVKDVVTWGTMIAGCAQHDRFMEALELFGQMLNGPIMPNESALVSVISACAHLSALEQGKWVHAYIKKNGFHINIFLGTTLIDMYMKCGSIGTALEVFDALKDRGITTWNAMISGLAMNGLIKESLEKFADMEKCRVIPNEITFVGVLSACRHAGLVEEGRKHFCSMQKTYGILPNVKHYCCMVDLFGRAGLLKEAEELVESMPMTPDVATWGALLGACKKHSAIEVGERIGKKLIELEPQHDGFHVLLANIYASKGRWDDVMKLRCTMKERGVTKIPGCSMIESNGVVHEFLAGDRNHPQIVKIDKMLDEMASRLKIEGYQPNTADVTYDIEEEEKETSVYRHSEKLAIAFGLIDTLPPMPIRITKNLRICSDCHAAAKIISRAFQREIIVRDRQRFHHFRQGSCSCTDFW is encoded by the coding sequence ATGAACACGGTGAGCAAATCTCTCTTCCGATCTCTCGAAATTTTTACTAGAGATGCAGGGCAATCTACAAGATCCACCATTACCCTCTCCATCCTTGAATCTTCACTTCAAAAATGCCGAAAACCAAAGGAATTCCTACAGATCCACGCCCAAATGGTCACCACTGGCTTCACAAAGGACACTTTTGCCGCCAGCCGCCTCCTTTCCTTTGCTGTTGCCTCTCCATTCTTCAATCTCGACTACTCCTACCAGCTCCTGATGCAAATCGACACCCCCAATGCATTTACTTGGAACACCCTCATGCGGGGATACATCCAGCGGCACTACCCACAGTTTTGCCTGCCTTTGTATAGTTTGATGCTCGGAAGGAATATGGTGCCAGACAATTACACCCATCCAATACTCATCGGTGCTGCCGGTATTAGGTCTTCAGAACTTGAAGGGATGCAGATCCATTCCCATGTcgtaaaatttggttttgagaCTGATGTCTATGCCTTGAACACTCTGATAAACATGTATTCTGTATGCGGGAATTTGGACGATGCGCAACTTCTGTTCGATAGAAGTCCTGTTCTGGATTCAGTTTCTTGGAATTCAATTCTTGCAGCACATGTTCAGGCTGGGAATGTCGCGGAAGCAGTACGAATATATGAACAGATGCCAGAGCATAACATCATTGCTTCAAACTCCATGATTGCCTTGTTTGGTAGGAGTAATTGTGTTAGTGATGCCCGCAAGCTCTTTGATGGAATGGATGTTAGGGATGTTGTTTCATGGACCGCTATGATTTCTTGTTATGAGCAGAATGAATTGTTCACCGAGGCATTGGAGATGTTCTGTAGAATGAAGAGAGAGGCAGTTCCATTGGATGAGGTTGTTATGGTAAGTTCTATTTCTGCTTGCAACAAATTAGAGGCGATAAAAATGGGGGAGGCCATTCATGCGATCGTTATTGAGGAAGGGTTTGAATCGTATGTTAATCCACAAAATGCATTGATTCACTTGTACTCAAATCATGGTGATATAGTTGCAGCTCGGAGATTGTTCGATTGTTGTAGTTTACTAGACCAAATATCTTGGAATTCTATGATACTTGGCTACTCAAAATGTGGGCTTTTGTGCGAAGCGAGAATGTTATTTAATGCTGCACCTGTGAAGGATGTAGTTACATGGGGTACTATGATCGCAGGTTGTGCTCAGCACGATCGGTTCATGGAGGCACTAGAGTTGTTTGGTCAGATGCTGAATGGACCTATTATGCCGAACGAGAGTGCCTTGGTGAGTGTTATTTCAGCTTGTGCACACCTTTCTGCTCTAGAACAAGGCAAATGGGTTCATGCATACATCAAGAAGAATGGCTTTCACATAAACATTTTCCTCGGGACAACTTTGATCGATATGTACATGAAATGCGGTTCCATAGGGACCGCACTCGAGGTCTTTGATGCATTGAAAGATAGGGGCATTACGACATGGAACGCGATGATATCAGGATTGGCAATGAATGGGCTCATTAAGGAGTCACTTGAGAAATTTGCAGACATGGAGAAGTGCAGAGTGATACCGAATGAAATTACTTTTGTGGGAGTTCTCAGTGCCTGTCGACATGCTGGTCTAGTGGAAGAGGGCCGTAAACATTTCTGCTCTATGCAGAAGACGTACGGGATTTTACCAAATGTTAAACACTATTGTTGTATGGTCGATCTTTTTGGCCGTGCAGGTCTGCTTAAAGAGGCCGAAGAACTTGTGGAAAGCATGCCCATGACCCCTGATGTAGCTACTTGGGGTGCACTTCTAGGCGCTTGCAAGAAGCACAGTGCCATTGAAGTAGGAGAACGGATTGGGAAAAAACTCATTGAGCTTGAACCCCAGCACGACGGGTTCCACGTGTTGTTGGCGAACATATATGCGTCGAAAGGGAGATGGGACGATGTCATGAAGCTTAGATGTACGATGAAAGAACGAGGGGTCACGAAGATACCCGGCTGCAGCATGATAGAATCCAATGGTGTGGTTCACGAATTCTTAGCAGGTGACAGAAACCATCCTCAGATTGTAAAAATTGACAAAATGCTGGACGAGATGGCATCGAGATTGAAAATCGAGGGTTATCAGCCCAACACCGCTGATGTTACTTAcgacatagaagaagaagaaaaggaaacttCAGTTTATCGGCATAGCGAGAAGCTTGCCATTGCCTTTGGTCTCATCGACACACTTCCACCAATGCCAATTCGAATAACGAAGAACCTGCGGATATGCAGCGATTGCCATGCTGCAGCGAAGATCATCTCTCGAGCTTTTCAGCGTGAAATCATTGTGAGAGACCGACAACGATTTCACCACTTTCGACAAGGCTCATGTTCATGTACAGACTTTTGGTAA
- the LOC122041587 gene encoding serine incorporator 3-like produces MWCASCVTSCCASCTCGLCTSVAGSISRRSARLAYCGLFALSLILSWILREVAAPLLEKIPWINTFTDAPSKEWFQTNAVLRVSLGNFLFFTVFALLMIGVKDQNDRRDSWHHGGWIAKIIVWIVLIVLMFFLPNIVITIYETLSKFGSGFFLLVQVVILLDFTHSWNDSWVEKDEQRWYVALLSVTAVCYLAAYALSGLLFVWFNPSGHDCGLNIFFIVMTMILGFIFAIVALHPQVNGSLLPAAVISVYCAYVCFTGLSSEPRNYACNGLHNHVKQVSTGTLVLGMLTTVLSVVYSAVRAGSSTTFLSPPSSPKSGSRIPLLGGSDADAETGKQEKKDTEARPVSYSYTFFHLIFALASMYSAMLLTGWSSSTSDSSELIDIGWTSVWVRICTEWATAALYIWTLVAPLVLPDREFY; encoded by the exons ATGTGGTGTGCGTCTTGTGTTACCTCTTGCTGCGCCAGCTGCACCTGCGGCCTCTGCACCTCCGTCGCCGGCAGCATATCCCGCCGCTCCGCCCGCCTCGCCTATTGCGGCCTCTTCGCCCTCTCCCTCATCCTCTCCTGGATCCTCCGCGAGGTTGCGGCCCCTCTTCTCGAGAAGATTCCAT GGATAAATACTTTCACCGATGCTCCATCAAAAGAATGGTTTCAAACCAATGCTGTCCTTCGTGTCAGTCTTGGAAATTTCTTGTTTTTCACAGTATTTGCTCTCTTGATGATTGGCGTCAAGGACCAGAATGATAGACGGGATTCATGGCACCATGGTGGATGGATAGCAAAAATAATTGTGTGGATAGTGCTCATTGTTCTTATGTTTTTTCTTCCAAACATAGTGATTACAATCTACG AAACATTATCCAAATTTGGTTCTGGATTTTTCCTTCTGGTTCAAGTGGTTATACTTCTTGATTTCACACACTCATGGAATGACTCCTGGGTTGAAAAAGATGAGCAGAGATG GTACGTGGCTTTACTGTCTGTaacagcagtatgctaccttgcTGCTTATGCACTCTCAGGATTGCTTTTCGTCTGGTTCAATCCCTCTGGTCATGATTGTGGCCTCAATATTTTCTTTATCGTCATGACAATGATACTTGGTTTCATCTTCGCCATTGTTGCTCTTCATCCTCAG GTGAATGGGAGCTTGTTGCCTGCGGCTGTAATCTCAGTTTATTGTGCATATGTATGCTTCACTGGCCTCTCAAGTGAGCCGAGGAATTATGCGTGCAACGGTCTCCATAACCATGTCAAACAAGTTTCGACCGGTACACTTGTACTGGGAATGCTCACCACAGTTCTCTCTGTTGTCTACTCGGCAGTTAGGGCTGGATCATCTACTACATTTCTGTCACCTCCATCCTCTCCCAAATCAG GTTCGAGAATTCCACTGCTCGGAGGAAGTGATGCTGATGCAGAAACAGGAAAACAAGAGAAGAAAGACACTGAAGCGCGGCCAGTTAGCTACTCGTACACATTCTTCCACCTTATCTTTGCCCTGGCAAGTATGTACTCAGCCATGCTTCTCACTGGATGGTCCAGCTCAACTTCCGACAGCTCAGAGCTGATCGACATAGGTTGGACGTCAGTGTGGGTTCGGATCTGCACCGAGTGGGCCACAGCTGCTCTATATATCTGGACTTTAGTTGCTCCATTGGTCCTGCCTGACCGCGAATTCTACTAG
- the LOC122041588 gene encoding uncharacterized isomerase BH0283-like isoform X3 translates to MPCPFKNLKYPKITGINQPDNGCQLEKIKTPLFFISFDLKLRLPSPCWFHGEESREIDAFTGRPFKGNPAAVCLLDAPEDAAAGDDWMQSVAKEFNAPVTAFLSRAVDVGSDGPTNGVAGPRFNIRWFTSVLEVELSSTKEILNLQPNFEEIQKCARGSLAVTAPAPAGSEFDFFTHYFCPKFGVYEDHVCGSVHCALAPYWSKKLGKNNLVAYMASPRSGRLDLELIAEARRICIRGEAVTVMTGTLLV, encoded by the exons ATGCCATGcccatttaaaaatttaaaatatccaaaGATCACCGGGATTAATCAGCCGGATAACGGGTGTCAACTAGAAAAAATCAAAACGCCACTGTTTTTCATCTCCTTCGACTTGAAGCTTCGTCTCCCATCTCCTTGTTGGTTCCATGGAGAAGAGAGCCGTGAG ATCGACGCGTTCACCGGCAGGCCGTTCAAGGGCAACCCGGCGGCCGTGTGTCTGCTGGACGCTCCTGAGGACGCGGCGGCGGGAGACGACTGGATGCAGTCGGTCGCCAAAGAGTTCAACGCCCCGGTCACCGCTTTCCTCTCTCGCGCCGTCGATGTGGGATCCGATGGCCCGACCAATGGCGTTGCCGGCCCCCGATTCAATATCCGATGGTTCACTTCCGTCTTGGAG GTCGAGCTTTCTTCAACAAAGGAAATTCTCAATTTGCAACCAAACTTTGAAGAGATTCAAAAGTGTGCTCGTGGTTCCCTTGCCGTAACAGCACCTGCTCCTGCTGGTTCTGAATTCGACTTCTTTACTCACTACTTCTGCCCAAAGTTTGGAGTCTATGAG GATCATGTTTGTGGAAGTGTGCACTGTGCTTTAGCACCATACTGGAGTAAAAAGCTGGGGAAGAACAACCTTGTTGCTTACATG GCTTCGCCAAGAAGTGGGAGACTCGACCTTGAATTGATTGCTGAGGCGCGTAGAATATGCATTCGGGGAGAAGCTGTGACTGTGATGACTGGGACTTTATTAGTCTAA
- the LOC122041588 gene encoding uncharacterized isomerase BH0283-like isoform X1 — MPCPFKNLKYPKITGINQPDNGCQLEKIKTPLFFISFDLKLRLPSPCWFHGEESREIDAFTGRPFKGNPAAVCLLDAPEDAAAGDDWMQSVAKEFNAPVTAFLSRAVDVGSDGPTNGVAGPRFNIRWFTSVLEVNICGHATLAAAHFLWSLDLVNGGVIYFSTKSGLLKARKAISLNNSDTTNISLAKSDKFFIELDFPLFPVAECDTSEKPLIPDTLNGASVINVLKFGADEDLIVELSSTKEILNLQPNFEEIQKCARGSLAVTAPAPAGSEFDFFTHYFCPKFGVYEDHVCGSVHCALAPYWSKKLGKNNLVAYMASPRSGRLDLELIAEARRICIRGEAVTVMTGTLLV, encoded by the exons ATGCCATGcccatttaaaaatttaaaatatccaaaGATCACCGGGATTAATCAGCCGGATAACGGGTGTCAACTAGAAAAAATCAAAACGCCACTGTTTTTCATCTCCTTCGACTTGAAGCTTCGTCTCCCATCTCCTTGTTGGTTCCATGGAGAAGAGAGCCGTGAG ATCGACGCGTTCACCGGCAGGCCGTTCAAGGGCAACCCGGCGGCCGTGTGTCTGCTGGACGCTCCTGAGGACGCGGCGGCGGGAGACGACTGGATGCAGTCGGTCGCCAAAGAGTTCAACGCCCCGGTCACCGCTTTCCTCTCTCGCGCCGTCGATGTGGGATCCGATGGCCCGACCAATGGCGTTGCCGGCCCCCGATTCAATATCCGATGGTTCACTTCCGTCTTGGAG GTAAACATTTGTGGTCATGCAACTCTAGCAGCTGCACATTTTCTCTGGTCACTTGATCTAGTGAATGGTGgagtaatttatttttcaacaaaaTCTGGATTACTGAAAGCTAGAAAAGCTATTTCATTGAATAATTCAGATACAACAAATATTTCATTAGCCAAATCTGATAAGTTCTTCATCGAGTTGGATTTTCCATTATTTCCAGTAGCAGAGTGTGATACTTCTGAGAAACCATTGATTCCAGATACTCTGAATGGTGCTTCTGTCATCAATGTTCTGAAATTTGGAGCTGATGAAGACCTCATT GTCGAGCTTTCTTCAACAAAGGAAATTCTCAATTTGCAACCAAACTTTGAAGAGATTCAAAAGTGTGCTCGTGGTTCCCTTGCCGTAACAGCACCTGCTCCTGCTGGTTCTGAATTCGACTTCTTTACTCACTACTTCTGCCCAAAGTTTGGAGTCTATGAG GATCATGTTTGTGGAAGTGTGCACTGTGCTTTAGCACCATACTGGAGTAAAAAGCTGGGGAAGAACAACCTTGTTGCTTACATG GCTTCGCCAAGAAGTGGGAGACTCGACCTTGAATTGATTGCTGAGGCGCGTAGAATATGCATTCGGGGAGAAGCTGTGACTGTGATGACTGGGACTTTATTAGTCTAA
- the LOC122041588 gene encoding uncharacterized isomerase BH0283-like isoform X2 — MEKRAVRYAVIDAFTGRPFKGNPAAVCLLDAPEDAAAGDDWMQSVAKEFNAPVTAFLSRAVDVGSDGPTNGVAGPRFNIRWFTSVLEVNICGHATLAAAHFLWSLDLVNGGVIYFSTKSGLLKARKAISLNNSDTTNISLAKSDKFFIELDFPLFPVAECDTSEKPLIPDTLNGASVINVLKFGADEDLIVELSSTKEILNLQPNFEEIQKCARGSLAVTAPAPAGSEFDFFTHYFCPKFGVYEDHVCGSVHCALAPYWSKKLGKNNLVAYMASPRSGRLDLELIAEARRICIRGEAVTVMTGTLLV; from the exons ATGGAGAAGAGAGCCGTGAGGTACGCCGTG ATCGACGCGTTCACCGGCAGGCCGTTCAAGGGCAACCCGGCGGCCGTGTGTCTGCTGGACGCTCCTGAGGACGCGGCGGCGGGAGACGACTGGATGCAGTCGGTCGCCAAAGAGTTCAACGCCCCGGTCACCGCTTTCCTCTCTCGCGCCGTCGATGTGGGATCCGATGGCCCGACCAATGGCGTTGCCGGCCCCCGATTCAATATCCGATGGTTCACTTCCGTCTTGGAG GTAAACATTTGTGGTCATGCAACTCTAGCAGCTGCACATTTTCTCTGGTCACTTGATCTAGTGAATGGTGgagtaatttatttttcaacaaaaTCTGGATTACTGAAAGCTAGAAAAGCTATTTCATTGAATAATTCAGATACAACAAATATTTCATTAGCCAAATCTGATAAGTTCTTCATCGAGTTGGATTTTCCATTATTTCCAGTAGCAGAGTGTGATACTTCTGAGAAACCATTGATTCCAGATACTCTGAATGGTGCTTCTGTCATCAATGTTCTGAAATTTGGAGCTGATGAAGACCTCATT GTCGAGCTTTCTTCAACAAAGGAAATTCTCAATTTGCAACCAAACTTTGAAGAGATTCAAAAGTGTGCTCGTGGTTCCCTTGCCGTAACAGCACCTGCTCCTGCTGGTTCTGAATTCGACTTCTTTACTCACTACTTCTGCCCAAAGTTTGGAGTCTATGAG GATCATGTTTGTGGAAGTGTGCACTGTGCTTTAGCACCATACTGGAGTAAAAAGCTGGGGAAGAACAACCTTGTTGCTTACATG GCTTCGCCAAGAAGTGGGAGACTCGACCTTGAATTGATTGCTGAGGCGCGTAGAATATGCATTCGGGGAGAAGCTGTGACTGTGATGACTGGGACTTTATTAGTCTAA